A genome region from Rissa tridactyla isolate bRisTri1 chromosome 18, bRisTri1.patW.cur.20221130, whole genome shotgun sequence includes the following:
- the LOC128918972 gene encoding CCN family member 2-like has translation MSGTLGTMTWTLFLLLLLAPGWVEPQACTYPCQCPSQPLQCPAGTSQVLDACGCCKVCARQLGELCSLQKPCDHHKGLYCDFSKIHRGSGICLAHEGATCDLLGKIYHNGESFQPTCKLQCICMDGAIGCIPLCSDDLRLPSPECPNPRRVKFRNKCCEEWICEEGGEENRFETAMAVFREDPARKPELNNLQENCLVQTTEWSACSKSCGMGISARVTNDNPQCRLEKETRLCMVRPCDFPMEKTKKGKKCVRTPKPRQSLHFEFSGCTSTHSYRPKFCGSCTDGRCCTPYVTSTVEVEFRCPEGDFFQRKMMFIKMCSCHYDCPRDNDIFLATYHRRMIGDHVKTERQ, from the exons GTAGAACCGCAGGCCTGCACGTATCCATGCCAGTGTCCCTCCCAGCCTCTGCAATGCCCCGCTGGCACCAGCCAGGTGTTGGATGCCTGTGGTTGCTGCAAGGTGTGTGCCAGGCAGCTCGGCGAGCTGTGTTCCCTGCAGAAACCCTGTGATCATCACAAGGGACTCTACTGCGACTTCTCCAAAATCCACAGAGGCAGCGGGATCTGCTTAG CTCACGAGGGAGCCACTTGTGACCTGCTGGGCAAGATCTACCACAACGGGGAGAGCTTCCAGCCCACCTGCAAGCTGCAGTGCATCTGCATGGACGGGGCCATCGGCTGCATCCCCCTCTGCTCCGACGACCTGCGGCTGCCGTCCCCCGAGTGCCCCAACCCCCGGCGGGTGAAGTTTCGCAATAAGTGCTGCGAAGAGTGGATCTGCGAGGAGGGCGGTGAGGAAAACCGCTTCGAAACGGCCATGGCGG TTTTCAGGGAGGATCCAGCACGCAAGCCGGAGCTGAATAACCTGCAGGAGAACTGCTTGGTGCAGACCACCGAGTGGAGCGCGTGCTCCAAGAGCTGCGGCATGGGCATCTCTGCCCGGGTCACCAACGACAACCCCCAGTGCCGCCTGGAGAAGGAGACCCGGCTCTGCATGGTCCGTCCCTGCGACTTCCCCATGGAGAAAACCAAG AAGGGGAAGAAGTGTGTGCGGACCCCAAAGCCACGCCAGAGCCTCCACTTTGAGTTTTCGGGCTGCACCAGCACCCATTCCTACCGGCCCAAGTTCTGCGGCAGCTGCACCGACGGCCGCTGCTGCACCCCGTACGTCACCAGCACCGTGGAGGTGGAGTTCCGCTGCCCCGAGGGGGACTTCTTCCAGCGGAAGATGATGTTCATCAAGATGTGCTCCTGCCACTACGACTGCCCCCGAGACAACGACATCTTCCTGGCCACGTATCACCGGAGGATGATTGGAGACCACGTCAAGACAGAGAGGCAGTAG